TTTCAACTTGAAAACCAATTTTTCATTCCTTATGTATTAGTAAAAGCATGATATATTAAGAATGAGAATAATACTGATACTTTGCAATGAGAATAATACTGATACTTTGCATACCGTTTTCTTATAAATACACATACCCTCGGTATGTATGAGAGCTATCCTAGACACACAAAGCCTTCCAAATATTTAATATCGTTCTTGAAGGAAGAGCATATGTATTTGCTACAGAAACTCTCAAacaattattatgataaaattaCAACAGAAGGACAGACAGCTAGCTAGACTGCTACTATATATGATGTCGTGAGGattttgattcaaatttgattgaACTCGATTCATGGCCTCATGTAGAGGAAGAGTAAAATGTGTAAGAAGTTACCAAACTCTCGTGTTGGCTTCCACTTGAACTTTGTGTTTGGCTTTGATGATGTCGATCTTTCACGGCCTTGAGCCTCCAATCTTCAGTATAATTTATCGCTTCTTGCTTTGTGTCCGGGACTGTTGTTCGTCCTTCAAGCATGCTCACCACCTCGGACATGGTAGGCCTAAGTGACGGAGAAACATTCGTGCACAGCAAACCGACTTTAATCAGTACTTCTGCTTCTTTGTAATTGACTTCACTCCCTAAGCTCACATCTATCAGCTCCTTCAAGTTTCCACTTTGTTGCAACTGATAGGCCTGCATGCAACCACGGAAATTTCGCTTTATCAAAATGTTTCTTACTGATTAACATAAAATTGTCGGAAAACCCACAAATTGTGCAGTAGCTCGAGAGATTGAAAGCTGTATAGTACCCAGTCTAGGAGACAGACACAAGTGTTACTTGGTACATAACTGTTCTTCTTCCCACTGGCAATCTCCAACGCAACAACTCCGAAACTGTAAACATCTGCCATGTAGGTCAAGTGACCCCATAGAGCATATTCTGGTGCCATATATCCTCTGCAAATTAAGATTGTCCCAATAATTTGTCACTTTCCAATTAAAACTAtaaaacatacatatatatgtaaacGTGCGTCGAAAGAAAATGTTATGACAACTGACATGGTTCCTGCAACTTTGGTGCTGACATGTGTGCTCTCTTCACCATAAAGTTTAGCCAATCCAAAGTCCGATATTTTAGGGTTCAAATCCCCATCCAGCAGCACATTGGTAGCTTTTATGTCCCTGTGAACAATCTTGAGTCTTGATTCTTCATGCAGAAAAGCTAAACCTCTGGCTATACCGGTACAAATCTTAAGCCGTGTAGGCCAGTCCAGTTTAACTTGGTTCTCCGGGCCTATATATCATATAACCAAAAATACTTCTAAGTGTACAAATAAAAACCGATAAGCAAACCTGAAAACTTCCCTTAACAGAAACGTTAGATTTATAGACTGTCCAACAAGAAAAACCAAATGTTAAACGTCTTGTATATTCAGGTTTTAACTTGATCAGATTCTATTGAGTATTGACGTCATGAAAGTTACCGAATAAGGCATGCGCAAGACTATTGTTTTCCATGTATTCGTAAACCAGTAATAATTGATCCCTTTCAATACAGCATCCATGCAGTGTCACTAGATTCGGGTGTTGCAAACAAGTTATCATGCCAATCTCATTTAAAAATTCGCGATTTCCTTGCTTTGAATTGGATGAGAGCTGCTTAACTGCTATCAATGAACCGTTAGGTAAGTGACCCTGCATTCACACCATAATTTTTAGAATCTACTTTTAGCCATGAAGATTTGTATTACAAGAAAAGGACTTGCTTTGAGAGTTCTATATATATTCCAAAGAAAACCAGGGCTACCTTGTAGACAGGACCAAAACCACCTTCTCCAATCTTTCTTGCAGAATCAAAGTTGTTAGTGGCAgcttttatttgtttcaaaGTAAAAGTCCTCGTCTGCATATCTTGTCCAAGATCTGTCCAAGAAGAAATTAAAGTATGCCAAACATCTTTTCGCAGAATCAAAGTCTTTAGTAGCAGCTTTTAAATTGAGTATTAAGAAAGCtagttttgttttcaatatacttttcagCATGATGCAAGCTAGCAATTTGAGAATGGGATGTTTAATGTAATATGCACCTTGTTGTCTCCCCCTTTTTCCTCCCAAACATCCTTTCCACCAAAGGATTGCCAGTACGAATAGTGTTAGGCATCCCCCAACAACACCGGCAATGATGTAAATGGTTCGCACAgttccaccatttgtacacgGTTTAAAGACTGAACAAAAGAATAAGCCAGTTACGCTCACTCAAAAaaagatttcaagcaaaaagaaagaagataatGCTGACTACAAAGATTTGGTCAGATAAGCAAAATCATGAAATGTGAAAACAATATTCAAAATGTGCTAATACTGCAGGAATGCCTTTCATATTCTACAGTATATTAGGAAGCCTTTTAGACAACCTTCAGTTTAAATGATAGTACTAAAATGATAGCGAAGGAAACGTAGACAAGATTGACTCACTGGAAACCACAGAGACAGCAGATATGAGGGGACCATAGTGTCCTTTCTCTGGAATCTTCGTTGTCCCTTTTCCAGCCCAGTAGAACCGGATATCTAAGACGTTACTTGTCACATTGACATTATCTACTTGCTTAACTAATCTCTTTTGAGCCATGCCAACCTCGTGTTCAATATTGAAATCCTTCCACACCAACCTTtcctgagaaaaaaaaaatgaccttATCAAAACCTTAAGTTACAATAACATAAAGATGGCAATCCTATTCGTGTTGCTAATTACCTGAACATAGATATCGAAAATACGCCTCCCAAGACTAGTATACCTTTTGTCATTCGTGAATTCGATCTCCGCAAAGTGGAGAGTTATAGTGTAAATCCCATTTTCTAAACAACGGTGGAAATAAGTAAGTGAAAGCGGAGATATGCGTGCTGTTGTATATAGCTCAGAAAGATTGGAAGATGCCAGAGATACAAAGTAGCGTGTATTTTGCAGCTCGAAGTCATCCATGAAGTCACCGGTGCTACTAAATCCCCACATACTTTTCtcattccaaaaatatttagcacTGCCACCTTCAACTCCCCCATCTTTTTCAAACTGGACATTTGTGTGATTCTCGTCATTGACAATTATATCGTTTCCGCCACAGTTGACATGCATACAGTTTGAATCTGCCCCAAAAAATTGTCATGTGTGAACATAAATTCAAATATGGTGTAATTTCTGACATTATATTTCTATGTGCACATTCGTAAATGAACTCGACTCTGAATTTTTAGGTGTACAATAAGGCTAATGAGATCAAATTAGTCTCATAGCAGTCTATAATATTTAAAACTCCAGCACGTATGCTTACATCGTGGGCACTTAAAATTCTTCAAGCATGGAAGAATTCCCCTCCTGTCACAGATTGAGCTTAACGATGAATGCAAATTTTGAAGTTAACTTtggaaattgaaaagaaaagatatGAAGTAAGaatcaatcaaaacaaaaggaagCATCTTACAAGTTGTTCTCCTCTGAAGAGCTCCGATACAAGTTTAGACTTAGATTCCTGAAAGATGACGGTGAAAAAACTGTTAGTTTTCCTAAACCACCATAATCTAAAAAGTAATCTATGGAGAATAGCATCTACTCATACAAGTTTTTTTTACAATCCAGTTTCTCAGGGCCTTGAAATGTGAAGTTATTGTACGACAAATCACTGTGAACAAAGCATAAAAAACAACTGTCAGTTTTGCAACAAAACAGGAACCTGAGTGCCATGGAATTACAAATAAGAAGGAGAAATTTGAAATATACAATGGTAGATATGTTGAGGAAAAAtttagagtacacaactctaacacaagtgttggagagacaacacaagtacacaaattacttgtattacacacacaaaatattacaacacacaAAACTCTCAAAGATACTTTAGAAGCAATGACACTCTCTCACTTTCTAGAGACACACTCTAGATCACTCACACTCCTACAAGACTATTCttacttctcactctcacttggttgcTTGCTTTCTTGATTACAAGCTTACTTAGTTGCTTGGTTACAACACCACACTAGAATACATATTTATAGGTAATGGTTGCCGACTTGGACATTTGCTAGATTATTCTAGCAACTAattatgcacacacacacaccgacTTAGGCATTGCTAGATCATTCTAGCTAGTTCATTTTTTTATGCACTCCACCGACAAAGCTTGCTAGAGCTTTCTAGCAAAATCATGCCTTCATTCATGATTCCAAATGGGCTGGCCCTTTATTATTGGGCTGGTGTTGTattttcaacactccccctcaacacCAGCTCATTCTTTCCTCCATGCTGAGTTGACGACGAAACTTTTCAAACTTGCCGGTACTCAATCTTTTAGTGAACAAGTCCGCAACTTGTTCATCTGTATTGATTTGTCTCAACTCAATCTCTTCTTGCAAGACCTTCTCTCTAATGAAATGATAGTGTACCTCCACATGTTTAGTTCTTGCATGAAAGACTGGATTTTCCGCCAAGCGAATTGCCGATTGGTTATCACAGTACAATGGTACTGGATAATCTATTGGTTGATGTAGATTACTCATCAACTGTACTAGCCATGCATTCTCTTGAGCTGCCATTGCTGCTGCTCTATACTCTGCTTTCGTGGTTGACAAAGACACCGTTGGTTGTCTCTTGCTGCACCACGAAACTACTCCAAAACCAATTCTGAAAACATACCCAGTGGTCGATCTTCTGGTGTCATGATCTCCTGCAAAGTCCGCATCACAATAACCAACTAACTTGCAGTCTTCACCTTTCTTGTACAAAAGACCATAGTCAATTGTACTCTTCACATATCTTAGTATTCGTCGAACTGCTTCCAAGTAAGGCTTCTTTGGATTTTGCATGTACCGACTCATCACACCAACTGCATAAGAAATGTCAGGTCGAGTCAAGGTTAAGTAGATCAGACTACCTACCAATTGTCGATACATCGTCGcatcttccaaatcttttccTTCATATGCACTCATTTTGGCATTTGGCTCCATCGGCGTCGAAATCAGCTTGCATTCGAGCATTCCGAACCTCTTCAACAAATCTTTGGCATACTTCTGTTGACAGAGAAATATTCCTTCTTGTGTGCGAACAACCTCTAGACCGAGGAAGTGCTTGAGTTGACCAAGTTCCTTCATCTGGAAACGGACTGATAAATTCTCCATCGTCCGAATAATTTCTGCCTCATCATCACCGGTTATGATTAAGTCATCCACATACACTAGCATGATagctagctttccttcattggcTTTGACAAAGTGGCTGGAATCTGCAGGTGTTACTGAATAACCACTTTGCGTGAGAAACTCTGCAATCTTACCGTACCACGCTCTtggtgcttgtttcaaaccgtatagtgctTTCCTTAACTTGCACACGTAATCAGGATGAGCTTCGCTTTTAAAGCCCATTGGCTGCATCATGTAGATCTCCCGATCTAACTCTCCATGcaagaaagcattcttcacatccatctgGTATAGATTCCAATCTTTGTTAGCTGCAAGTGCAAGTAGGACTCGTACTGTTGTAAGTTTCGCCACTGGACTAAACGTTTCATCATAGTCTAGTCCGTACTGTTGAGAGAAACCACGAGCTACCAATCGTGCCTTGTTAATCTCAATTGACCCATCTGGACGGCGCTTTATCTTGTAAACCTACTTGCAGGATATAGGTTTCACATCTTTTGGCTTTGGCACGAGATCCCAAGTCTGATTTTGCTGAAGTGCAtcgatctcttctttcatagCTATCATCCACTCAGAACTCTGAGATGCTTCTTCGAATGTCTCAGgctctgttgcttcttcaattatgGCTGCATTGGCGTATTTAGGATTTGGCTTTCGTGTTCTTGTTGACCTTCGGAGTTGAGATTGTGGAGTTGATTCTTCCGTTTCACTAGGCCCACCTTCTTCGTTTGGTTGTTGATACACACCAGTTTGCCAAGGATTCTGAGCCACTATTTGTTCAACATCATCGCCATTTGGATCTCCTGATTCATCTGAACTTGGTTGGAGTTGGATAGTATGCTTCTCCATCTTCTGTTGCAGCTTTTCTCCAAATTCTCTGGAGTCTAGTAGCACCTCATTCTCTGAGGACCACCAAGAAGACACTtcatcaaacaccacatctcgTGAAGTGTAACATCTTCCACTTGTTGGATCGCAACATTTCCACCCCTTTCTTTGGCTGTCGTATCCAACAAAGATACATCTAACAGCTTTCTTATCAAACTTGCTCCGTAAATGATTAGgaacaaatacataacataCACAGCCAAATACTCGAAAGTAGCTAACTGTAGGTTTCATGTTCCACAGTTTCTCAAAGGGCGAAACAAATCCTAACCTCGGTTGAGGAAGTCTGTTGATCACAAAGGCTGCAGTCCTCATTGCTTCAGCCCAAAACCTTCCCGGTATGTTCTTTGCATGTAGCATACTTCGACAAACTTCTGCAAGATGCCGGTTCTTTCTCTCAGTtacaccattttgttgcggTGTGTTGGCACAAGTGTACTGGTGACGTATTCGACATTCCCTTAGGTATTGAGAGAACTCACTTGAGCTATATTCTCCCCCGTTATCTGTGCGCAGGCAATGGATCTTCTTTCCCACTTCTCCTTCGGCTGACTCTCTGAACTCTTTAAACTTTGAGAATGTGTCAGATTTTTCTTTCATAAAGAAAACCCACACATACCTTGAGAAGTCATCAATGAATGTCACCATGTACCGCATACCACCAATTGACGGTTGCTTAACTGGTCCGAACACATCAGAGTGAACTAAATCTAATGGTTCTTTTGCTTTAAACTTCGATTCCTTATATGGCAATTGGTGTGCTTTACCATACTGGCATCCCGCACATACTGTATCTGTTCGCACGTCAAGTTGAGGAAGCCCCTTAAGCATCGACTTTTTCACCATCACACTTAGCTTGGAATAGCTAACGTGACCTAACCGCATATGCCATAGATCTGATGTCTCATTTTTCCTTGTCCTGTCTACATATGCAGATTCTGCTGACATTACGTAGACTGACTCCAAACGTCGCCCCTCCATTGTTGGTGTTTCTGAGATTTTCAGGTCACGATACACCTTCACATCTCGTGGACCGAACAAGACATAGTGGCCTGATGATGTCAATTGAGCCACAGATAGCAAATTTTTCTTCATTCCTGGGACATGATAAACATCTTGAAGTGGCACATGATTAGTATTATATCGAGGCGTAACTATCGTCTTACCGATGTGAGCTATCGGTAACCTTGAGTTGTCGGCTGTCACCACCACACGACCTCCCTTGTATTCAGATAGGTTTTGCAACTTCTGTTTATCACCCGTCATATGATTAAAGCAGCCTGAATCTACGATCCAATCATTTTTGTAGTCAATCCGTTCTTGTGTTGTTACCGTGAGGGctaattcttcttcctccgtagCGAATAATGCTTCAGCATCCCAACCATcttcactattctccttcgaactGGAAGTAGCAGTATTACTTTCAACAGGCTTTTTCTTGGTCCAACAATCTTTCGCCATGTGGCCCATCTTCCCACAGTTGTAACACTCGCCATCAAACTTTCTACTATTACTGCGATTCTTCGAAGCTCCCCCTGGATGATAGCCTCCCTTTCCTTGGTGACTTTTCACCTTGTCTCCATCATTTTTAGATTCACTACCAGTGTACTGCTTGAAAGTGCCTTTGCTTTTGCTGGTGTAGAGCGCTTCCTCTTCACCTTTCAGCGAGACTCCTCCCATTTGCTTGGCCATAGCTTCTTGACCTGcaagcaaattttcaaactcaacaaGCGATGGTTGTGTCGGCCATCCCTGTATAGCGGCAACGAACCCTCGATATTCGGGTCTCAAACCATGGATAATTATTCTCTTCATCCTGGTTTCCCCAATAGGAGTTGATGGATCTAACTCTGAAATTTCGCGGCATATCGACTTCACCTTGTGAAAGTACTGGGCAATCGTCATGTCGCGTTGCGCCATCGATAGCAGCTCGTTCTCGAGAAGTTGCAGTCTTGTATCATTCTTCTTTGAAAAGAGTGTAACAAAAGTGTCACATGCTTCCTTTGGCGTTTTGGCATCCCGGATGTGCTCCaacatttcttcttcaattgtgGTCTTTAAAGAAAACATCGCTTTGCCTGCTTTAATTTTCCACTTTCGCAAGATGTCATTGGCGTCTTCTGCCGTCGATTATGTAACCTCACCACCACCGACAACCTCCCAAAGGTCCTGACCTTGTAAGTAAGACTCCATACATGTTGCCCACGTAttgtagtttttgttgttgagcttcttgaTTCCTCCAACTACTTGAAGGTCACCCATCGTGCCGGCAAGACTTCGACTATACCGATCAAGCTTGACTAACAAACTTGCAGAGTACCAAACTCCTCACGACTCAAGATAGCTCCACCAAGAACGATCCCTGACCGTCTGGCTCTGATGCCAATTGTTGAGGAAAAAtttagagtacacaactctaacacaagtgttggagagacaacacaagtaaacaaattacttgtattacacacacaaaatattacaacacacaAAACTCTCAAAGATACTTTAGAAGCAATGACACTCTCTCACTTTCTAGAGACACACTCTAGATCACTCACACTCCTACAAGACTATTCttacttctcactctcacttggcTGCTTGCTTTCTTGATTACAAGCTTACTTAGTTGCTTGGTTACAACACCACACTAGCATACATATTTATAGGCAATGGTTGCCGACTTGGACATTTGCTAGATTATTCTAGCAACTAattatgcacacacacacaccgacTTAGGCATTGCTAGATCATTCTAGCTAGTTCATTTTTTTATGCACTCCACCGACAAAGCTTGCTAGAGCTTTCTAGCAAAATCATGCCTTCATTCATGATTCCAAATGGGCTGGCCCTTTATTATTGGGCTGGTGTTGTATTTTCAACAAGATACACATAATTTATAACTTATTAGAATGCAGATATAAAATGGAAGCAGAAGCTAATAGAAAACATCTCAGAAAACAAACTTACACTTTACTTCCATCTCGCAAGATTGACCTTGGCACGTTTCCACTTAGCAGGTTGCCAGTCAAAAAGCTAATCAAACCAACTCAAAAGTATTAGTATTTGATATCTGGACGACGGAGAAAGATGCGAACTTCATCAGTTTGGTTTCGTTTCTACGACATGGTTATTGGTGAAAAGCAAGTTGTTCAGATGAAAAACTGTTAATTTTTAGTATGCTGAATTGTTAGTGTGCAGATGAAGATGTACATGCTTACATAAAAATCATCACGTCTTTTGTCCTGTAATAGTTATGACTTGTGTATCGAGAATTTGAAAACAACTGACTGTTCTCTGTTAGATATTATAATTGATAGTATCAAaacgtaaattaattttgcactTACACAAATTTTAGACGCTCAGCTCCTATCGTGGATGGAAGTTCGCCTGTTAACTTGTTGAAACTGACATCCCTATCACCATGTTATAATAACAACCAATTAGTCTCCACCCTAAGTCCTCACACAGATATCATTCAGCAGATACATTAAATAAACTTTTATTACTTACAACATCTCCAGATTCTTCAAGGACCAGACATATGCGGGGATCTCTCCGGCAATATTGCAGTTCCTCAAAACCCTTCAATTTGTTAAACAATCAGCATCAAACAGCTCTTAGTTAGAGGCTTATAGCTATTGAATAGAAAAGGAACAGCAGATACACACGATTTTTGGCAGAAGAACACAATGATGAGCACGAAATCCATGCTCACCAACTGTTACGTCAAAACCAGCGGTAATAAGCAAATCCAGTAAAATGCTTTCGccagttgttaatttttttttattttaaatttcatgaaaaatggaaTTTGTTTTCCCAACAAGTAGTAAAACATGATTGTCAGTGTGCGTAAGTGTGTGTTTGCACTAATACATGTATATGTAATCAACAAGGTTATCAAAGCATTAAACGGCAAGACGCTCTCAACATACAATCTTACTAGGCTTGTCATATTTCTCAGCAAAGGAAATTCCTGATTTGGTCCATTTGTGTCACTAATCCTCCTGTATAAGATATGACATGACGCGCAGAATTATTAATCAAAGATGCACCAAAGATCATGCAGAAAAACTGAGCAGAATGGAATGCAAATTACTCACAACTCTTTCAAATTGTTCAAAAGTGAAATATTTGATGGAATCGGTCCTTCCAGTCCACTTGAATGCATTTCTCTTTGACAAGGCaattagaaaaaagaaaacgatCAATACAGGGTATAAACTTTTAAATGGTCAAAAGGCAACGGGAACAACTGTTTTTACGAAAATATAAGGATCTTACAATCTTGTGAGGTTTTTCCAATTCTGCACCCAGCCGGGCAGTGTTCCACTAAAGTTGTTATCGCTTATTCGGCTGCATTTCATTAGAATTTTGCTAATTAATTAGTTACAAGCACCAGTTTAATGTTATAAAAGAACAGAAAATCTAATTAAACCTTACAAATCTGTTAGAATCCTTAGCCCAGAAAATGTCTCTGGCAAGTATCCAGTCAGCTGATTGGAGGAAAGCATCCTACATTTGCAACACGCAGTAATGAACTATCAACTCGACATAAAATTCTCTTATCTCCTTTTTAGAAATGTAAAGAGAGGTTTGATAACTTACAAAGTCTGCAAATTAACCAAATTCCCAAGCTCAGTAGGAAGACTACCAGAAAATTGGTTCGCCTCAAGGTTCCTGATgatttacgaaagaaaaagaaagaaaatatcatTTTTATGAGTATATTTTCACAACAATCACAAgaacttgaatcaaaatgtaGTGTTAAGGCCCtaaacataaaccaattttcaataCGTACAGGTCTGTCAGAGTGGTAATATTTCCCAACTCCTTTGGGATTTCCCCCGATAACCGATTGACAAGCACAGAGCTGCAGGAAATTCACAATTAGACATACGTACATAGCAACGAGATTAAAAACTTCTCACAGAAATTCAAAAGGCTCACAAATAATTTAGTTTCATTGAAGCCCATTCCTTTGGTATTGTACCACTGAGATAGTTGTAAGAAAAATCACTACAAGAGAGAAACGTtactttgattaattaattaataaataaataaagatatgTAGCTTTCGATACCGAATCTCCAATGTATATCATGTAAGTCAAATATGATAGCTCTTACATTTTTCGAAGGTAAGGAAGCTTGACGAGTTGAGGTGGCAGCAACCCAGGTAAACTATAACCCATGAGCGTTCTGTAACACATTAAACACATGATATTAACGTTGCTACTGAGATTCAGAGCTCTGTGACATGGAACGCGTTGCCTTTCCTTAAGCCGAGATGGAAAAATCAATGTAAAAGTTAAGAGTCATACAGCGTTGCAATATGACAAACAGTGCCGTTCTCAAAGTTGCAATCACATTCAGTATTTCCTTCGGATCCCTTTGGTTGCTTCTCTGTTAGACCCACCGTTTCAATTCGGCAAGTACCAGCGTTAAAAGTCCAATATTTTGCACCCATCGTGGTAGCAATTTCTCGGAGAGCATAAACTAAAAGGCATCCAAATTCAAACGATACTATAAGAGTCATAGCATGTAGCAATCAATACTATAAACAAGCAATGAGTGAATGCCAAGACTAGTTGCCATTTTATTTGAGGAGCTTATATTCTCTAGTCTCTAGATTGCTTATGGAAGGTTCTGGCGACTGAAAACACTTCAAACTAGGATTGACAACAAtacttaaaagtgcttttgcgTTGAGAAGCACCTAGCACTTCTTCAAGAAGCACTTGGATTGTCAATGGAATTCAGACGTGTTTGTAACAAAAGCGCTTATATATGAGCGGTTTCCCGAGAAGCAGTCTCAAAAGGAGGGCATCATAGTGATAGCCTCGAAAATGAAAACCGACACAATTCTCAGTTTGGGTTGTCCATATCAGACAGGCCATGCAGCTAATCCAAGCAACTTTGATGAGTCCTTGTACGTACGAAAGACAAAGACTTTTTTCCCGCAGGGCCGCAGCACAACTTTTTCAAAACCAAACAGGCAACTAGGGATTGTAAACAATAGAAAGATATATAGTAATAAGCACTCACCTTCCTGCT
This genomic interval from Malus domestica chromosome 05, GDT2T_hap1 contains the following:
- the LOC103427907 gene encoding probable LRR receptor-like serine/threonine-protein kinase RFK1 isoform X2 translates to MLPQQEVYALREIATTMGAKYWTFNAGTCRIETVGLTEKQPKGSEGNTECDCNFENGTVCHIATLTLMGYSLPGLLPPQLVKLPYLRKIDFSYNYLSGTIPKEWASMKLNYFSVLVNRLSGEIPKELGNITTLTDLNLEANQFSGSLPTELGNLVNLQTLMLSSNQLTGYLPETFSGLRILTDFRISDNNFSGTLPGWVQNWKNLTRLEMHSSGLEGPIPSNISLLNNLKELRISDTNGPNQEFPLLRNMTSLVRLVLRNCNIAGEIPAYVWSLKNLEMLDVSFNKLTGELPSTIGAERLKFVFLTGNLLSGNVPRSILRDGSKVDLSYNNFTFQGPEKLDCKKNLNLSLNLYRSSSEENNLRGILPCLKNFKCPRYSNCMHVNCGGNDIIVNDENHTNVQFEKDGGVEGGSAKYFWNEKSMWGFSSTGDFMDDFELQNTRYFVSLASSNLSELYTTARISPLSLTYFHRCLENGIYTITLHFAEIEFTNDKRYTSLGRRIFDIYVQERLVWKDFNIEHEVGMAQKRLVKQVDNVNVTSNVLDIRFYWAGKGTTKIPEKGHYGPLISAVSVVSIFKPCTNGGTVRTIYIIAGVVGGCLTLFVLAILWWKGCLGGKRGRQQDLGQDMQTRTFTLKQIKAATNNFDSARKIGEGGFGPVYKGHLPNGSLIAVKQLSSNSKQGNREFLNEIGMITCLQHPNLVTLHGCCIERDQLLLVYEYMENNSLAHALFGPENQVKLDWPTRLKICTGIARGLAFLHEESRLKIVHRDIKATNVLLDGDLNPKISDFGLAKLYGEESTHVSTKVAGTIGYMAPEYALWGHLTYMADVYSFGVVALEIASGKKNSYVPSNTCVCLLDWAYQLQQSGNLKELIDVSLGSEVNYKEAEVLIKVGLLCTNVSPSLRPTMSEVVSMLEGRTTVPDTKQEAINYTEDWRLKAVKDRHHQSQTQSSSGSQHESLVTSYTFYSSST
- the LOC103427907 gene encoding probable LRR receptor-like serine/threonine-protein kinase RFK1 isoform X1, translating into MLPQQEVYALREIATTMGAKYWTFNAGTCRIETVGLTEKQPKGSEGNTECDCNFENGTVCHIATLTLMGYSLPGLLPPQLVKLPYLRKIDFSYNYLSGTIPKEWASMKLNYFSVLVNRLSGEIPKELGNITTLTDLNLEANQFSGSLPTELGNLVNLQTLMLSSNQLTGYLPETFSGLRILTDFRISDNNFSGTLPGWVQNWKNLTRLEMHSSGLEGPIPSNISLLNNLKELRISDTNGPNQEFPLLRNMTSLVRLVLRNCNIAGEIPAYVWSLKNLEMLDVSFNKLTGELPSTIGAERLKFVFLTGNLLSGNVPRSILRDGSKVDLSYNNFTFQGPEKLDCKKNLNLSLNLYRSSSEENNFSICDRRGILPCLKNFKCPRYSNCMHVNCGGNDIIVNDENHTNVQFEKDGGVEGGSAKYFWNEKSMWGFSSTGDFMDDFELQNTRYFVSLASSNLSELYTTARISPLSLTYFHRCLENGIYTITLHFAEIEFTNDKRYTSLGRRIFDIYVQERLVWKDFNIEHEVGMAQKRLVKQVDNVNVTSNVLDIRFYWAGKGTTKIPEKGHYGPLISAVSVVSIFKPCTNGGTVRTIYIIAGVVGGCLTLFVLAILWWKGCLGGKRGRQQDLGQDMQTRTFTLKQIKAATNNFDSARKIGEGGFGPVYKGHLPNGSLIAVKQLSSNSKQGNREFLNEIGMITCLQHPNLVTLHGCCIERDQLLLVYEYMENNSLAHALFGPENQVKLDWPTRLKICTGIARGLAFLHEESRLKIVHRDIKATNVLLDGDLNPKISDFGLAKLYGEESTHVSTKVAGTIGYMAPEYALWGHLTYMADVYSFGVVALEIASGKKNSYVPSNTCVCLLDWAYQLQQSGNLKELIDVSLGSEVNYKEAEVLIKVGLLCTNVSPSLRPTMSEVVSMLEGRTTVPDTKQEAINYTEDWRLKAVKDRHHQSQTQSSSGSQHESLVTSYTFYSSST